The window GTGACCATGGAAGAGACCCTTTCTGCACTAGCTTTCTATCTGCCCAAGCTTTTTGTTCGAGCGTGATTCCGTTGGGGGGTTGGGACCGATGGCAAACGAAACCTTTGACCAGACGATGATGTTCCAGGCGAAGGCGGAAGATGAGCTGGCCACCAGCGACATTCTCCGCACCGTCTATGAAGCGTTGAAGGAGAAAGGCTACAACCCCATAAACCAGTTGGTGGGCTACCTTCTCTCCGGGGACCCCGCCTATATCACCAGCCATAAAAACGCCCGCAGCCTGATCCGCCGGCTGGAGCGAGACGATCTATTGGAAGAGCT of the Heliomicrobium undosum genome contains:
- a CDS encoding IreB family regulatory phosphoprotein, whose translation is MANETFDQTMMFQAKAEDELATSDILRTVYEALKEKGYNPINQLVGYLLSGDPAYITSHKNARSLIRRLERDDLLEELVRFYLESHDEEKSQ